In Dryobates pubescens isolate bDryPub1 chromosome 8, bDryPub1.pri, whole genome shotgun sequence, a genomic segment contains:
- the LOC104306854 gene encoding cell cycle control protein 50C, with protein sequence MKSKTSFLPQGEARPSRCPDNTAFKQQRLPAWKPRLNIATVLSSFFLSGAFCLSVGVCLILSANSVREIQIDYSAQCSECSKLRENSSNWNKECTCSANFTLEEGIPGDVFMYYGLQNFYQNHRRFMMSRSDAQLLGQNAKIPKNCAPFATYRNGTPMAPCGAIANSMFNDTIELFYNSNSSAIPVPLLKTGNCWWTDKNVKFRNPESYNLSSAFAGTARPPYWQKPVYSLDEEDERNNGYLNEDFIIWMRVSAFPMFRNLYRRVRRVRQFADGLPAGNYTFSISYNFPVTKFKGRKHVILSTVVWSGGSSPFLGIAYVVTGSAATLTGFVITAIHLKLRKKKTYFQK encoded by the exons atgaaaagcaagacAAGTTTTCTTCCACAAGGAGAGGCACGTCCTTCCAGATGTCCTGATAACACTGCCTTCAAACAACAAAGACTACCAGCTTGGAAGCCCCGGCTTAACATCGCAACCGTGCTCTCCAGCTTCTTTCTCTCAGGTGCTTTCTGCCTCTCTGTTGGAGTCTGCCTCATACTTTCTGCAAACAGTGTCAGAGAAATCCAG ATTGATTATTCAGCTCAATGTTCAGAGTGTTCAAAACTCCGTGAAAATTCCTCTAACTGGAATAAGGAATGCACCTGTTCTGCTAATTTCACTCTAGAGGAGGGTATACCG GGTGATGTTTTTATGTACTATGGCCTGCAAAACTTCTATCAAAACCACCGGCGATTCATGATGTCAAGGAGTGACGCACAGCTGCTGGGCCAGAATGCAAAG ATTCCAAAGAACTGTGCACCCTTTGCCACCTACCGAAATGGGACACCCATGGCTCCCTGTGGTGCTATTGCCAACAGCATGTTCAATG ATACTATTGAGCTCTTCTACAATTCTAACTCATCTGCTATTCCAGTTCCACTGCTGAAGACTGGGAACTGTTGGTGGACAGATAAAAATGTGAAATTTCGCAATCCAGAATCATACAatctctcttctgcttttgcag GGACAGCAAGACCTCCTTACTGGCAGAAACCAGTATATTCTTTAGATGAGGAAGATGAAAGGAACAATGGTTATCTAAATGAAGACTTCATTATCTGGATGCGAGTGTCGGCCTTTCCTATGTTCCGAAATCTTTACCGGCGTGTCAGGCGGGTAAGGCAGTTTGCAGATGGCCTTCCTGCTGGGAATTACACTTTTTCTATTTCCTATA ATTTCCCTGTTACCAAATTCAAGGGGAGGAAGCATGTGATTCTTTCAACCGTGGTATGGAGTGGAGGAAGTAGCCCATTCCTGGGAATTGCCTATGTGGTTACTGGCTCAGCAGCAACCCTGACAGGTTTTGTGATTACTGCCATCCATTTAAAGCTCAGAAAAAAGAAGACATACTTTCAGAAGTAA